In a single window of the Pseudomonas sp. B21-015 genome:
- the hyi gene encoding hydroxypyruvate isomerase, with protein MPRFAANLSMLFTEQDFLARFDAAAKAGFSGVEYLFPYDFSSADIKARLDANGLTQVLFNLPAGDWAKGERGIACLPDRVEEFRAGVDLAIAYANVLGNTQINCLAGIRPQGVDDATVEKTFVANLKYAADKLQAAGIKLVMEAINTRDIPGFYLNNTAQALSIREQVGSANLFLQYDIYHMQIMEGDLARTMAAHLDEINHIQLADNPGRNEPGTGEINYRFLFEHLDRIGYQGWVGCEYKPLTTTEAGLGWLKTHNAI; from the coding sequence ATGCCGCGTTTCGCAGCCAACCTGTCCATGCTGTTCACCGAGCAGGATTTTCTTGCCCGTTTCGACGCTGCCGCCAAGGCCGGCTTCAGTGGTGTCGAATACCTGTTTCCCTACGACTTCAGCTCCGCCGACATCAAGGCCAGGCTCGATGCCAACGGCCTGACCCAGGTGCTGTTCAACCTGCCGGCCGGTGACTGGGCCAAGGGCGAGCGCGGTATCGCGTGCTTGCCGGATCGGGTCGAAGAATTCCGCGCCGGTGTCGATCTGGCCATCGCTTACGCCAACGTGCTGGGCAACACCCAGATCAACTGCCTGGCCGGTATTCGTCCACAAGGCGTCGACGATGCCACGGTGGAAAAGACCTTCGTCGCCAACCTCAAGTACGCGGCCGACAAGCTGCAAGCGGCGGGCATCAAACTGGTGATGGAAGCGATCAACACCCGTGATATCCCCGGCTTCTACCTGAACAACACAGCGCAAGCCCTGTCGATTCGCGAACAGGTCGGCAGCGCCAACCTGTTCCTGCAATACGACATTTATCACATGCAAATCATGGAGGGTGACCTGGCCCGCACCATGGCTGCGCACCTGGACGAGATCAACCACATCCAGTTGGCCGACAACCCAGGGCGCAACGAACCGGGCACCGGTGAAATCAATTACCGCTTCCTGTTCGAACACCTGGACCGCATCGGCTATCAGGGTTGGGTTGGCTGTGAATACAAGCCGCTGACCACCACCGAAGCGGGTCTGGGCTGGTTGAAAACCCATAACGCGATTTGA
- a CDS encoding heme-binding protein, which produces MSALTLNIAVNLANQAISAGRAISAAPLTVAVLDAGGHLITLQREDGASLLRPQIAIGKAWGAIALGKGSRLLAQDAQQRPAFFAALNSLGQGSVVPVPGGVLIRDQDGSVLGAVGISGDLSDVDEQCAIRAIEAQGLRADAGVVG; this is translated from the coding sequence ATGAGCGCTTTAACCTTGAACATCGCAGTCAACCTGGCCAATCAGGCCATCTCCGCAGGCCGTGCAATCTCTGCCGCGCCATTGACCGTTGCGGTGCTGGACGCCGGCGGGCACTTGATAACGCTGCAACGCGAAGACGGCGCGAGCCTGCTGCGCCCGCAGATCGCCATTGGCAAAGCCTGGGGCGCGATCGCCCTGGGCAAAGGCTCACGGCTGCTGGCTCAAGACGCCCAACAACGCCCGGCCTTCTTCGCCGCGCTGAATAGCCTGGGGCAGGGCAGCGTCGTCCCGGTACCGGGCGGCGTGTTGATTCGGGATCAGGACGGGAGTGTGTTGGGGGCGGTGGGCATCAGCGGCGATTTGTCTGATGTTGATGAGCAGTGTGCGATCAGGGCGATCGAGGCGCAGGGGTTGAGGGCGGATGCGGGGGTGGTTGGTTGA
- a CDS encoding 2-hydroxy-3-oxopropionate reductase, whose product MAKIGFIGTGIMGHPMALNLQKAGHSLFLSAHHDAAPADLMAAGAVALANPKEVAQEAEFIIVMVPDTPQVDDVLFRADGVAAGVSKGKIVIDMSSISPTATKAFAAKINEKGAQYLDAPVSGGEVGAKAATLSIMVGGEADAFERALPLFQAMGKNITLVGGNGDGQTAKVANQIIVALNIQAVAEALLFASKNGADPAKVREALMGGFASSKILEVHGERMIKGTFDPGFRISLHQKDLNLALAGARELGINLPNTANTQQVFSTCAAIGGSNWDHSALIKGLEHMANFSIRDK is encoded by the coding sequence ATGGCTAAAATCGGATTTATCGGCACCGGCATCATGGGCCACCCAATGGCGTTGAACCTGCAGAAAGCCGGTCACAGCCTGTTCCTGTCGGCGCACCACGACGCCGCCCCTGCCGACCTGATGGCCGCTGGCGCCGTCGCGCTGGCGAACCCGAAAGAAGTCGCCCAGGAAGCCGAATTCATCATCGTCATGGTCCCGGATACCCCGCAGGTCGATGACGTGCTGTTCCGCGCCGACGGCGTTGCCGCAGGCGTGAGCAAAGGCAAAATCGTGATCGACATGAGCTCGATCTCGCCGACCGCCACCAAAGCCTTCGCTGCCAAGATCAACGAGAAAGGCGCGCAGTACCTCGACGCGCCAGTGTCCGGCGGTGAAGTCGGCGCCAAGGCGGCGACCCTGAGCATCATGGTCGGCGGCGAAGCCGATGCCTTCGAACGCGCCCTGCCGCTGTTCCAGGCCATGGGCAAGAACATCACCCTGGTCGGTGGCAACGGCGATGGGCAAACCGCGAAAGTGGCGAACCAGATCATCGTCGCGCTGAACATCCAGGCTGTGGCCGAAGCTCTGCTGTTCGCCTCGAAAAACGGCGCCGATCCAGCCAAAGTACGCGAAGCGCTGATGGGCGGCTTCGCCTCGTCGAAGATCCTTGAAGTTCACGGCGAACGCATGATCAAAGGCACCTTCGACCCGGGCTTCCGCATCAGCCTGCACCAGAAGGACCTGAACCTGGCCCTGGCCGGCGCACGCGAATTGGGCATCAACTTGCCAAACACCGCCAATACCCAGCAAGTGTTCAGCACCTGCGCGGCCATCGGTGGCAGCAACTGGGACCACTCGGCGCTGATCAAGGGCCTGGAACATATGGCGAATTTCTCGATTCGCGATAAATAA
- the gcl gene encoding glyoxylate carboligase, producing MSKMRAIEAAVLVMRREGVDTAFGIPGAAINPLYSALQKVGGIDHVLARHVEGASHMAEGYTRTKAGNIGVCIGTSGPAGTDMVTGLYSASADSIPILCITGQAPRARMHKEDFQAVDITSIVKPVTKWSTTVMEPGQVPYAFQKAFYEMRSGRPGPVLIDLPFDVQMAEIEFDIDAYEPLPLAKPTANRVQIEKALAMLDQAERPLLVAGGGIINADASELLVEFAELTGIPVIPTLMGWGTIPDDHPLMVGMVGLQTSHRYGNATMLKSDMVLGIGNRWANRHTGSVDVYTEGRKFIHVDIEPTQIGRVFTPDLGIVSDAAAALTVFIEVAREWQAAGKLKNRSAWLQDCQQRKASLQRKTHFDNVPVKPQRVYEEMNQVFGKDTCYVSTIGLSQIAGAQFLHVYKPRHWINCGQAGPLGWTIPAALGVVKAEPTRKVVALSGDYDFQFMIEELAVGAQFKLPYIHVVVNNSYLGLIRQAQRGFDMDYCVQLSFDNLNAPELNGYGVDHVAVAEGLGCKALRVFEPDQIQPALRKAQELIEEFKVPVIVEIILERVTNISMGTEINAVNEFEDLALVGNDAPTAISLLD from the coding sequence ATGAGCAAAATGAGAGCAATCGAAGCCGCCGTTCTGGTGATGCGCCGTGAAGGGGTCGATACCGCTTTTGGCATCCCGGGCGCCGCGATCAACCCGCTGTACTCCGCCTTGCAGAAGGTCGGTGGCATCGATCACGTCCTCGCTCGCCACGTTGAAGGCGCCTCGCACATGGCCGAGGGCTACACCCGCACCAAGGCCGGCAACATCGGCGTGTGCATCGGCACGTCCGGCCCGGCCGGCACCGACATGGTCACCGGGCTCTACAGCGCCTCGGCCGACTCGATCCCGATCCTGTGCATCACCGGCCAGGCACCACGGGCCCGCATGCACAAGGAAGACTTCCAGGCCGTCGACATCACCAGCATCGTCAAGCCGGTCACCAAGTGGTCGACCACCGTCATGGAGCCGGGCCAGGTGCCTTACGCGTTCCAGAAAGCGTTCTATGAAATGCGCTCCGGCCGCCCAGGCCCAGTGCTGATCGACCTGCCGTTCGACGTGCAGATGGCTGAAATCGAATTCGACATCGACGCCTATGAGCCGCTGCCGCTGGCCAAGCCGACGGCTAATCGCGTGCAGATCGAGAAGGCTCTGGCCATGCTTGATCAGGCTGAGCGCCCATTGCTGGTCGCCGGTGGCGGCATCATCAATGCCGACGCCAGCGAGTTGCTGGTGGAGTTCGCTGAGCTGACCGGCATTCCAGTGATCCCTACCCTGATGGGCTGGGGCACCATCCCGGACGATCATCCACTGATGGTCGGTATGGTCGGCCTGCAAACCTCGCACCGCTACGGCAACGCGACGATGCTGAAGTCCGACATGGTGCTGGGTATCGGTAACCGTTGGGCCAACCGTCACACCGGTTCGGTCGACGTTTACACCGAAGGCCGCAAGTTCATTCACGTCGACATCGAGCCGACTCAGATTGGCCGCGTGTTCACCCCGGACCTGGGCATCGTTTCCGACGCCGCTGCCGCGTTGACCGTGTTCATCGAAGTCGCTCGCGAATGGCAAGCCGCCGGAAAGCTGAAAAACCGCAGCGCCTGGCTGCAAGACTGCCAGCAGCGTAAAGCCAGCCTGCAGCGCAAGACTCACTTCGACAACGTGCCGGTCAAGCCGCAGCGCGTGTACGAAGAGATGAACCAGGTGTTCGGCAAGGACACCTGTTACGTCAGCACCATCGGTCTGTCGCAGATTGCCGGCGCGCAGTTCCTGCACGTCTACAAACCGCGTCACTGGATCAACTGCGGTCAGGCCGGCCCGTTGGGCTGGACGATTCCGGCAGCACTCGGTGTGGTCAAGGCTGAGCCGACCCGCAAAGTGGTGGCGCTCTCGGGCGACTACGACTTCCAGTTCATGATCGAAGAACTGGCGGTGGGCGCGCAGTTCAAGCTGCCGTACATCCACGTGGTGGTGAACAACTCGTACCTGGGGCTGATCCGCCAGGCTCAGCGCGGCTTCGACATGGACTACTGCGTGCAGCTGTCCTTCGACAACCTCAACGCTCCGGAACTCAACGGTTACGGTGTCGACCACGTCGCTGTCGCCGAAGGCCTGGGTTGCAAGGCGCTGCGGGTATTCGAACCGGACCAGATCCAGCCTGCCCTGCGCAAGGCTCAGGAACTGATCGAGGAGTTCAAGGTGCCGGTGATCGTCGAGATCATTCTGGAGCGCGTGACCAACATTTCCATGGGCACCGAGATCAACGCCGTCAACGAATTCGAAGACTTGGCGCTGGTCGGCAACGACGCGCCAACGGCGATTTCGCTGCTCGATTGA